The following are encoded in a window of Halosolutus halophilus genomic DNA:
- a CDS encoding ester cyclase gives MSTEANKTLARRMQEDVWNEGDVDAIDDLLAEDFVQHSPWEPSELHGREAFKQQIGDFHAAFPDLHGTIDDVVAEGDTVANRFTMRATHQGEFMGVEPTGNEVELVGTIFARVEDGKIAERWVVDHVLGFLEQLGTVSER, from the coding sequence ATGAGCACCGAAGCCAACAAAACGCTCGCCCGCCGCATGCAGGAAGACGTCTGGAACGAGGGGGACGTGGACGCGATCGACGATCTCCTCGCGGAGGACTTCGTCCAGCACTCCCCGTGGGAGCCGTCGGAGTTGCACGGCCGGGAGGCGTTCAAACAGCAGATCGGGGACTTCCACGCCGCGTTCCCCGATCTGCACGGAACGATCGACGACGTCGTCGCCGAGGGGGACACGGTCGCGAACCGGTTCACCATGCGCGCGACCCACCAGGGCGAGTTCATGGGCGTCGAGCCGACGGGAAACGAGGTCGAACTCGTCGGTACCATCTTCGCCCGCGTCGAGGACGGCAAGATCGCCGAGCGGTGGGTCGTCGACCACGTACTCGGGTTTCTCGAACAACTCGGGACGGTATCCGAGCGGTAG
- the dph5 gene encoding diphthine synthase, translating to MLTFIGLGLYDERSITVEGQEALRNADRAYAEFYTSKLIGTSVDDLEDYHDVTIEVRDRAGVEQHPDDVLDAAETEDVAFLTAGDTMISTTHVDLRLRAHERGIDTRVIHGVTAQTATSSLTGLQNYRFGTATTLPFPYAHGADGLPASVTNTIDENRADGLHTVVYLDIKADREDREEYMTADVGAELLAAEYPDLVGVVVARAGSPEPLVEAGTMTDLADREFGDPLHLLVIPGECHLLEADALVELAGADRDALDVV from the coding sequence ATGCTCACGTTCATCGGTCTCGGCCTCTACGACGAACGATCGATCACCGTCGAGGGCCAGGAAGCCCTTCGGAACGCCGACCGCGCGTACGCCGAGTTCTACACCAGCAAACTGATCGGCACGTCGGTCGACGACCTCGAGGACTACCACGACGTGACGATCGAGGTCCGGGATCGCGCCGGCGTCGAACAGCACCCCGACGACGTTCTCGACGCGGCCGAAACGGAGGACGTGGCCTTTCTGACGGCCGGCGACACGATGATTTCGACGACCCACGTCGACCTTCGACTCCGGGCCCACGAGCGGGGCATCGACACGCGCGTGATCCACGGCGTGACGGCCCAGACGGCGACCAGTTCACTGACCGGACTCCAGAACTACCGCTTCGGGACGGCCACCACGCTACCGTTCCCCTACGCACACGGGGCCGACGGCCTCCCAGCGAGCGTGACGAACACGATCGACGAGAATCGGGCCGACGGGCTTCACACGGTCGTCTACCTGGATATAAAAGCCGATCGCGAGGACCGCGAAGAGTACATGACCGCCGACGTCGGGGCCGAGCTACTTGCCGCGGAGTACCCCGACCTCGTCGGCGTCGTCGTCGCCCGCGCGGGCAGCCCCGAACCGCTGGTCGAGGCCGGGACGATGACAGACCTCGCCGATCGCGAGTTCGGCGATCCGCTCCACCTGCTCGTGATCCCGGGCGAGTGTCACCTGCTGGAGGCCGACGCGCTCGTCGAACTCGCCGGTGCCGACCGGGACGCCCTCGACGTGGTCTGA
- a CDS encoding alpha/beta hydrolase, producing the protein MTRDDTCAGVDSRVVETDRLETHVLEAGDSDGAPVVFLHGNVSSSRFFEDTLVDLPESYRAIAPDMRGYGDSETKPVDATNGLGDFAGDLRAFLTDLRIDESVTLVGWSNGGGVAMRYAIDFPEAVDALVLVNPVSPYGFGGTKDVEGTPCFDDYAGSGGGIGNDEFVSALAERDRDPSGEASPRKILRTYYVDPTHEFDPDREESYLTGMLDTVIGEKNYPGSAIESEHWPGVAPGDTGVNNAVSPKYCTLDEITDIDEDEKPAVRWIRGDSDQIVSNESMFDLGTLGRMGQLPGWPGEDVFPPQPMVDQTRAVLEEYADRGGAYEEVVFGNTGHTPHVEVPGDFMARLEEFLSH; encoded by the coding sequence ATGACTCGAGACGACACCTGTGCCGGCGTCGACTCCCGCGTCGTCGAGACCGATCGGCTCGAGACGCACGTCCTCGAGGCGGGCGATTCGGACGGGGCACCTGTCGTCTTCTTGCACGGGAACGTCTCCTCGTCGCGGTTCTTCGAGGACACGCTCGTCGACCTGCCCGAGTCCTACCGCGCGATTGCGCCCGATATGCGAGGGTACGGCGATTCGGAGACGAAGCCGGTCGACGCGACGAACGGTCTCGGCGACTTCGCCGGCGATCTCCGGGCGTTTCTCACCGACCTCAGGATCGACGAGTCGGTGACGCTCGTCGGCTGGTCGAACGGGGGTGGCGTCGCGATGCGGTACGCGATCGACTTCCCCGAGGCCGTCGACGCGCTCGTGCTCGTCAACCCCGTCTCGCCGTACGGGTTCGGCGGGACGAAAGACGTCGAGGGGACGCCGTGTTTCGACGACTACGCCGGGTCGGGGGGCGGCATCGGCAACGACGAGTTCGTCTCGGCGCTCGCGGAGCGCGATCGCGACCCGTCCGGAGAGGCCTCGCCGCGGAAGATCCTGCGGACCTACTACGTCGATCCGACCCACGAGTTCGACCCCGATCGCGAGGAGTCGTACCTGACCGGGATGCTCGATACGGTCATCGGCGAGAAGAACTACCCGGGGTCGGCGATCGAGAGCGAGCACTGGCCGGGCGTCGCGCCGGGCGATACCGGGGTGAACAACGCCGTCTCGCCGAAGTACTGCACGCTCGACGAGATCACGGACATCGACGAGGACGAAAAACCGGCCGTCCGCTGGATTCGCGGCGACTCCGACCAGATCGTCTCGAACGAATCCATGTTCGATCTCGGGACGCTCGGCCGGATGGGGCAACTCCCCGGCTGGCCCGGCGAGGACGTCTTCCCGCCACAGCCGATGGTCGACCAGACCCGTGCGGTCCTCGAGGAGTACGCCGATCGCGGCGGGGCGTACGAGGAAGTCGTCTTCGGCAACACCGGCCACACGCCACACGTCGAGGTGCCCGGGGATTTCATGGCCCGTCTCGAGGAGTTCCTTTCTCACTAG
- a CDS encoding PTS fructose transporter subunit IIB, whose translation MKFVAVTSCPTGIAHCQMAAESLERVAAANDHEIDVEVQGAMGQENELACEAIAAADAVIIAADTAVTRDRFEGKPLVEGTVKEAVNDAEGLIDRALREAADAAAGTADADQDTDSVAADPVEVSPSSNRGGDRSNGLFARLKRLFS comes from the coding sequence ATGAAGTTCGTCGCAGTCACGTCCTGTCCGACAGGGATCGCACACTGTCAGATGGCAGCGGAGTCCCTGGAACGGGTTGCAGCGGCGAACGATCACGAGATCGACGTCGAGGTGCAAGGCGCCATGGGCCAGGAGAACGAACTCGCGTGCGAGGCAATCGCGGCGGCCGACGCCGTCATCATCGCCGCCGACACCGCGGTGACGCGGGACCGATTCGAGGGAAAACCGCTCGTCGAGGGGACAGTAAAAGAGGCCGTCAACGACGCCGAAGGGCTTATCGACCGGGCGCTCAGAGAAGCCGCCGACGCGGCCGCGGGAACCGCCGACGCGGACCAAGATACTGACTCCGTCGCCGCCGATCCGGTCGAGGTATCACCATCGTCGAACCGTGGCGGCGATCGATCGAACGGGCTGTTCGCCAGACTCAAACGGCTATTTTCCTGA
- a CDS encoding HPr family phosphocarrier protein, with amino-acid sequence MERIVTVGPADGLHARPAAKFVETVTQFDADVQVAPVDGEAVDVASVLAVTSLGVASGADVRIVAEGDDAEAALDALEEVLSTPEAESAT; translated from the coding sequence ATGGAGCGGATCGTCACCGTGGGTCCGGCGGACGGACTCCACGCGCGCCCGGCTGCGAAGTTCGTCGAGACCGTGACCCAGTTCGACGCGGACGTGCAGGTCGCGCCCGTCGACGGCGAGGCGGTGGACGTGGCGAGCGTGCTCGCCGTCACGAGCCTCGGGGTCGCGAGCGGCGCCGACGTTCGAATCGTCGCCGAGGGGGACGACGCCGAAGCTGCGCTCGACGCGCTCGAGGAGGTCCTCTCGACCCCCGAAGCGGAATCCGCAACCTGA
- a CDS encoding PTS sugar transporter subunit IIA: MDDIDAVLVPELLTLQEPPTSKDACIEYLLDRAVEADRVTDRSAALEAVLAREAESTAGIGKGIGLFHAKTDAVGQPTIVFARSNEGVDVDAMDGEPARLLFMLLAPSDGTDDHLSVLSSLSRALMHDEVRADLHDAASSAEVRNTLVEAIT; the protein is encoded by the coding sequence ATGGACGATATCGACGCCGTACTCGTGCCGGAATTACTCACGCTCCAGGAACCGCCGACCAGCAAGGACGCGTGTATCGAGTACCTCCTCGATCGCGCCGTCGAGGCCGATCGGGTAACGGATCGCAGCGCCGCTCTCGAGGCGGTGCTCGCCCGCGAAGCGGAGTCGACGGCCGGGATCGGAAAGGGGATCGGTCTGTTCCACGCGAAGACCGATGCCGTTGGCCAGCCGACGATCGTGTTCGCTCGCTCGAACGAGGGCGTCGACGTCGACGCGATGGACGGAGAACCAGCGAGGCTGCTGTTCATGCTGCTCGCCCCGTCCGACGGCACCGACGACCACCTCTCGGTGCTCAGTTCGCTTTCGCGTGCGCTCATGCACGACGAGGTGCGTGCGGATCTGCACGACGCGGCGTCTTCCGCGGAGGTCCGGAACACCCTCGTGGAGGCGATCACGTGA
- a CDS encoding PTS fructose transporter subunit IIC: protein MTVTTAFSAHLASVRRDLMTGVSFMIPFVTIGGVFLAAAHTVGGEGALEQPGTLAWFLAEIGRVGLAFVAPVLGAYVAYGIADRPGLAPGFVLTALVQQGAVVEQAGRIVGIETGQTGAGYLGAIGVGLLAGAAAARLAGLNLPGAVEPLVPVLLLPVVVTGLCAPVVLFLLAPPLALANERLIAFSRNVVGFEAIALGAILGAMMAIDSGGPVNKIAYVFGVTLIPHQIYAPMAAVMIAGMVPPLGLALSNVVAPHKYPEDRSETARAAVPMGLSFVTEGVLPYATADPVRVVPSIVIGSATAAATAMWLGVRMPAPHGGVLVVFLANNWTLFLACVALGTALTAAIVTFLKPAYDENTAATETVRKSD, encoded by the coding sequence ATGACCGTCACGACTGCGTTCTCCGCCCACCTCGCGTCGGTTCGGCGAGACCTCATGACCGGCGTGAGTTTCATGATCCCTTTCGTCACCATCGGCGGCGTCTTCTTGGCCGCGGCCCACACGGTCGGCGGGGAGGGTGCGCTCGAGCAGCCGGGAACCCTCGCGTGGTTCCTCGCCGAAATCGGCCGCGTGGGACTCGCGTTCGTGGCCCCCGTGCTAGGCGCGTACGTCGCCTACGGGATTGCCGACCGACCGGGTCTCGCGCCGGGGTTCGTCCTCACCGCGCTCGTCCAGCAGGGGGCGGTCGTGGAGCAAGCGGGACGAATCGTCGGAATCGAGACGGGACAGACGGGGGCGGGCTATCTCGGAGCGATCGGTGTCGGTCTGCTCGCGGGAGCGGCCGCCGCCCGTCTCGCCGGCCTCAACCTGCCGGGCGCCGTCGAACCGCTCGTTCCCGTTCTCCTGCTCCCCGTCGTCGTGACCGGTCTGTGCGCACCCGTCGTCCTCTTTCTGCTCGCGCCACCGCTCGCACTCGCGAACGAGCGGCTCATCGCCTTCTCCCGAAACGTAGTGGGTTTCGAGGCGATAGCGCTCGGTGCCATCCTGGGCGCGATGATGGCCATCGATAGCGGCGGTCCCGTCAACAAGATCGCGTACGTCTTCGGTGTGACGCTGATCCCCCATCAGATATACGCGCCGATGGCGGCGGTGATGATCGCTGGGATGGTGCCGCCGCTCGGACTCGCCCTGTCGAACGTCGTCGCTCCGCACAAGTACCCCGAGGACCGCTCCGAAACCGCCAGGGCCGCCGTTCCGATGGGACTGTCGTTCGTCACCGAGGGCGTGCTCCCCTACGCCACTGCCGATCCCGTTCGGGTCGTCCCGAGCATCGTGATCGGGAGCGCGACCGCAGCCGCCACCGCGATGTGGCTCGGGGTCAGGATGCCCGCGCCCCACGGCGGCGTCCTCGTCGTATTTCTCGCGAACAACTGGACCCTGTTTCTGGCGTGTGTCGCCCTCGGGACGGCCCTCACGGCCGCGATAGTGACGTTCCTCAAACCCGCCTACGACGAGAACACGGCCGCAACCGAGACCGTACGGAAGAGCGACTAA